The Plodia interpunctella isolate USDA-ARS_2022_Savannah chromosome 8, ilPloInte3.2, whole genome shotgun sequence genome window below encodes:
- the LOC128672168 gene encoding uncharacterized protein LOC128672168, whose product MSKVLRSPPGNSVHQVSSENDITNLDPDIPLSYVSKRMKRPRQEDQEKNNNSSLLTKEELLTILTQWKKDQDVVLNRLSVDIAELKEQNSSIKSSSMEVEKSIQFISKQYEEMKIKLLNMEQERKENLSYIASLENQIEDLQKRSKSAVVEVRNLPVSTQQNRSETQQDLCDLMQKTCGTINVDITKSDIKDIYRIKNKTGSTIVVTELTSVLSKNKILDGVKEYNKINPHSKLSTTSIGLPGPRVPIYITESLTNKDRKLFGQARDTAKISGFKFCWTNRGRIYMRQSEGGPRIEIKTEENLKALKKA is encoded by the coding sequence atgtcaaAAGTTTTAAGGTCGCCACCTGGTAACAGTGTACATCAAGTTTCCTCGGAAAATGATATTACCAACCTGGATCCTGATATACCATTGAGTTATGTGAGTAAACGAATGAAAAGACCTCGTCAGGAGgaccaagaaaaaaataataatagtagtcTATTGACGAAAGAAgaattattaactatattgACTCAGTGGAAGAAGGATCAAGATGTGGTGCTAAATAGACTATCAGTTGATATAGCGGAACTGAAAGAACAGAACTCCAGTATCAAATCATCTAGCATGGAAGTAGAAAAGTCTATTcagtttatttccaaacaataTGAGGAAATGAAGATCAAACTACTTAATATGGAGCAAGAACGTAAAGAAAACTTGTCATATATAGCCTCGCTAGAGAATCAAATTGAGGACTTGCAAAAAAGGTCGAAGTCCGCAGTTGTCGAGGTCCGCAACCTACCTGTTAGCACACAGCAAAATAGGTCGGAAACACAACAAGATCTTTGCGACCTTATGCAAAAGACCTGCGGGACTATAAATGTCGATATAACGAAATCCGAcataaaagatatatataggATTAAGAATAAAACTGGATCCACAATAGTGGTGACAGAATTAACATCTGTATTatcgaaaaacaaaatactagATGGAGTCAAGgagtacaataaaattaatcccCACAGTAAACTCTCAACGACATCGATTGGGCTACCGGGACCACGAGTGCCAATTTACATAACTGAAAGCTTGACGAATAAGGATCGCAAACTTTTCGGGCAGGCCCGGGATACTGCCAAAATCTCGGGGTTCAAATTCTGCTGGACCAATCGGGGCCGTATTTATATGCGGCAATCCGAAGGCGGTCCTCGTATAGAGATTAAAACTGAAGAGAATTTAAAAGCACTGAAAAAGGCATga